The region catctcctctcgtCTCTGCTTGTCTCCTCTTGTCTCCTCTTGTCTCCTCTTGTTTCCTCTTGTCTACTCTCCTCTTGtctcctctcgtctcctcttgtctcctcttgtctcctctcgtctcctctcgtctcctctcgtctcctcttgtttcctcttgtctcctctcctcttgtctcctcttgtctcctcttgtctcctcttgtttcttcttgtctcctctcctcttgtatcctcttgtttcctctcgtctcctcttgtctcctctcgtctcctctcgtctcctctcgtctcctcttgtctcctctcgtctcctcttgtatcctcttgtttcctctcgtctcctctcgtctcctctcctctcctcttgtctcctctcgtctcctctcgtctcctcttgtctcctctcgtctcctctcgtctcctcttgtctcctctcgtctcctctcgtctcgtctcctctcctcctctcctcctctctagaGGAGCTCCGATTGGCTCAGGAGGAGCTGGACCGcctggaggaggagaaggaggcggAGCTTGAGGACCTGCAGGAGGAGCTCCGATTGGCTCAGGAGGAAGTGATGCTGCTGCAGGCGGCGGCCGAGGAGGCGGCGGCGGAGCGAGAGAACGACATCGCGTACCTTCAGGAGGAGCTTCAGAGGCTCAGGGCCGAGATAGGCaggagacaacaacaacaacaacaacaacaacaacaacaacaacaacaacagaacacaggtaataaaatacatatatttacacAGATATTTAATATACATAAACATGAGCTGTAGCAGAACTCAGGTCatatacatgtatatgtatatatttataaaatacaatgtgtgtgtgtgtgtgtgtgcctgtgtctgtgtgtgtctgtgtgtgtgtgtgtgtgtgtgtgtgtgtgtgtgtgtgtgtgtgtgcgtgtgtgtgtgtgtgtgtgtgtgtgtgtgtgtgtgtgtgtgtgtgtgtgtgtgtgtgtgtgcgtgtgtgtgtgtgcctgtgtgtgtgtgtgtgtgtgtgtgtgtgcctgtgtgtgcctgtgtgtgtgcctgtgtgtgtgtgtgtgtgtgtgtgtgtgcgtgtgtgtgtgtgtgtgtgtgcctgtgtgtgtgtgtgtgtgtgtgtgtgtgtgtgcctgtgtgtgcctgtgtgtgtgcctgtgtgtgtgtgtgtgtgtgtgtgtgtgtgtgtgtgtgcgtgtgtgtgtgtgcctgtgtgtgtgtgtgtgtgtgtgtgtgtgtgtgcctgtgtgtgcctgtgtgtgcctgtgtgtgtgtgtgtgtgtgtgtgtgtgtgtgtgtgtgtgtgtgtgtgtgtgtgtgtgtgtgtgtgtgtgtgtgtgtgtgtgtgtgtgtgtgtgtgctcaggtgaTCTGAAGGATGAGTTTGTCTCTCTGTCGGCTGAACGTCGTTTTCTGAGCAGCGACAACAAAGCTCTGAGCGGGAAAGTCGAGAAACTTCAACGAGACACGTGAGTCGCCCGGCTGCCGATCGCCGAGGGTCCggaatgtttgttgtttgttagttgtttgttgtttgttagtttttttttttttgttagttttttttttttttcttctattttTTAATATTTCTGATTTCCAGATAACTTCTAGATTGTTGGGGGAATGTTCAGACCTGGGTCTTAATTTCTGTAAAAACATGACCTCGTGTTTCTCTCTCTTGACGGACAGGTGTGAGGAGGACGCGTACCTGGCGGTGTCCGAGCAGGTGACGGCCGACGCCTACATCACGCTGTCGGAGGCTGCAGACAGGAAGCAGGAAGCTGCAGACAGGAAGCAGGAAGCTGCAGACAGGAAGCAGGAAGCTGCAGACAGGAAGCAGGAAGCCCGGCCGGCGGAGGACATCTGCAGCTCGGAGGTCAGCGCCGTGAAGGTCCAGCTGAGGCTCGCAGAGGAGACGGCCCTCGCGGCGCAGACGCAGGTAACACGTCAGGTCACGTGACGTCACGCTGAGCTGCACAGGTGCTGAGTCTTGCTGTGTTTCAGAGCGGGGGTCTGAGGAGCGACCTGCGGGGGCTGCAGCGCCTCTACGACGGCAGTCAGAGCAAGCGGGCGGCGCTGGAAGAGGAGCTGCAGCGCTGCAAGGCGGAGCTTCAGAAGCTGGTGGACAGGAAGTCACAGGTGAGAGGTCACTCAGGTGAGAGGTCACTCAGGTGAGAGGTCACACAGGTGAGAGGTCACTCAGGTGAGAGGTCACTCAGGTGAGAGGTCACTCAGGTGAGAGGTCACACAGGTGAGAGGTCACTCAGGTGAGAGGTCACACAGGTGAGAGGTCACTCAGGTGAGAGGTCACTCAGGTGAGAGGTCACTCAGGTGAGAGGTCACTCAGGTGAGAGGTCACACAGGTGAGAGGTCACTCAGGTGAGAGGTCACACAGGTGAGAGGTCACTCAGGTGAGAGGTCACACAGGTGAGAGGTCACACAGGTGAGAGGTCACTCAGGTGAGAGGTCACTCAGGTGAGAGGTCACTCAGGTGAGAGGTCACTCAGGTGAGAGGTCACACAGGTGAGAGGTCACTCAGGTGAGAGGTCACTCAGGTGAGAGGTCACTCAGGTGAGAGGTCACTCAGGTGAGAGGTCACACAGGTGAGAGGTCACTCAGGTGAGAGGTCACTCAGGTGAGAGGTCACTCAGGTGAGAGGTCACTCAGGTGAGAGGTCACACAGGTGAGAGGTCACTCAGGTGAGAGGTCACACAGGTGTTCTATTAAAGGGTCTGACGTGAAAACGTTTTAAAGAATTTGTGAAAATGTTCCAACATTTTCACAAATTCTTTAAAACGTTTTCTACAGAACTATTTTTTTAGAATTTATTTTAAGACATTTTTTCCCCAAAAGATATTTcgaaaaaatatttatttttctgaaaTCGTTTTAATAAATTCTGGAGAATAAAAAAGTTTAATGTTtctaaaaaaaaagagaatttCTCGATATTTATTTGAAAAAACATTTTTCCGCCATTTTCTTTGGGAACGTTTTCCCAGGTGCCCCAGGCGTGTCTGATGGGCTCCGGCTCGGTGCTTTAGCGCTCCACGTCCCAGATCGAGAAACTAAGGGTTATAAATAAGGTCCGATATACCTCTGTGTACGATAACAAAGGAGCTTCGACGCACTGAAGCCGTCTCCAGGTCTGCATGCAGCTCGATGACTCGCTCTCCGGTCGCCTCATCCTGCTTCCTGGTCGTCTGCAGCTGCTTGTGTTGCTGCTTCTTCAgcattgttgttgctgttgttgttgttgttgtcgttgtCGTCTCGTCCCTGTCAGTGCCGGGCAGTCTGTCTCCATGTTAGCATCACCTGTCTGTTTCTGCTCCCTCCGTCCCGCCTTCAGGGAGTTCGAGG is a window of Pseudochaenichthys georgianus unplaced genomic scaffold, fPseGeo1.2 scaffold_1469_arrow_ctg1, whole genome shotgun sequence DNA encoding:
- the LOC117441090 gene encoding coiled-coil domain-containing protein 136-like isoform X1, yielding MDSFRLPPVIEEGLDASDELCEMKETRPIMLGETLTDKERESLEEKEEEKEEEEEEEMQEEEEEEELRSQVFQLMMELAGSREVSQSQEEDALELQGLLEEERLASAHQAESFTRQIQRLQEELRLAQEELDRLEEEKEAELEDLQEELRLAQEEVMLLQAAAEEAAAERENDIAYLQEELQRLRAEIGRRQQQQQQQQQQQQQQQNTGDLKDEFVSLSAERRFLSSDNKALSGKVEKLQRDTCEEDAYLAVSEQVTADAYITLSEAADRKQEAADRKQEAADRKQEAADRKQEARPAEDICSSEVSAVKVQLRLAEETALAAQTQSGGLRSDLRGLQRLYDGSQSKRAALEEELQRCKAELQKLVDRKSQSVHGGSESPALSIPLIGMIVIVALVWCWWEEMAS
- the LOC117441090 gene encoding coiled-coil domain-containing protein 136-like isoform X2 → MDSFRLPPVIEEGLDASDELCEMKETRPIMLGETLTDKERESLEEKEEEKEEEEEEEMQEEEEEEELRSQVFQLMMELAGSREVSQSQEEDALELQGLLEEERLASAHQAESFTRQIQRLQEELRLAQEELDRLEEEKEAELEDLQEELRLAQEEVMLLQAAAEEAAAERENDIAYLQEELQRLRAEIGRRQQQQQQQQQQQQQQQNTGDLKDEFVSLSAERRFLSSDNKALSGKVEKLQRDTCEEDAYLAVSEQVTADAYITLSEAADRKQEAADRKQEAADRKQEAADRKQEARPAEDICSSEVSAVKVQLRLAEETALAAQTQSGGLRSDLRGLQRLYDGSQSKRAALEEELQRCKAELQKLVDRKSQTEGWSLAAATVAAAAVAAILVLVVPSFSRA